Genomic DNA from Terriglobales bacterium:
GTAGGGAGTGCCGTACCAACTGGCCAGGCCGGTCTCGGTGTAGATGGGCTTGGCGTTGGCGGGAACGCTGATCTCGGGCGCGGGCCCGCCGGCGGTGGGAGGCGGCGGCGGCGTGTAGACGCGGGCGCGCTTGTGGCCGCCGCCGCAGCCGCTGAGCAGCGCGGCCGCCAGCAGCGCGGCCGCCAGCAGGGCCCGGCTCAGCGCTTGCGGCTGCTTTTTTCCAGGAAGTCGGCGAGCCGGGTCATCTCCCGCGCCGCCTGGCGCAGGGCGCCGGTGGAGTGGGTGCGCACCTCCGGCACCACCTCGTCGTTGAGGTACTGGATCAACTGCTCGAAGTCGCGCTTCAGGTTGCGCGCGATCTGCTGCGGCGATGGCGTGCGGCGTGCCTTGCCCACGGTTGGACACCTCGGGTGGTGCGGGAATCGGCCAGAGCCTCTGCGCGCGCGCCCGCTCCGGCGCGGCGCGTGGAGTCACCGCGATTATGGGTGCGCGGGCCCCCTCGGGTCAACGGGGGGGCACCACGCGACCAACTGCCGCATCAGCGCACGGGGACCTGGGCGGGCCGGCCGGCCAGGGAGGCGGCGAACTCCTGCAGCGCCTCGAAGTAGCGCGCCCCGGCCACGTCGGCGAGGTCGTTGTGGCCCGCTCCCGGCACCCACAGGGAACGCTTGGGCACCGGCGCGGCGGCCAGAAGTCTCTGCCCATGCCAGAAGGGCACCACCACGTCGGCCTCTCCGTGGATGACCAGCACCGGGCAGCGCACCTGGGCCATCTTGTCGAGGTTGCGAAACTTGTCGATGGGCAGCAAGGGAAGGCGCGTGAGCACGCGGAAGGCGCTCACGAACGAACTCTCCAGGATGAGCCCGGCCAACGGCCGGCGCGCGGCCAGATCCAGCGCCGCGGCCCCGCCCAGCGAGCGTCCCCAAGCGATGATGTTCTCGGGCCGGGTGCGCAGGTCGCGCGTCAGATACTGATAGGCGGCTTCTTCGTCCTCGTAGACGTAGCGCTCCGAGGGCCGGCCTTCGCTGGTGCCGTAGCCCTGGT
This window encodes:
- a CDS encoding alpha/beta hydrolase; this translates as MALSLLSIVAAVYVALLLFGLLLSEPVIFQPHPAGYRDDNRILKLTSRDGRRISAVYLPNPAATYTLLFSHGNAEDLGDDLLFLQAVRDTGFSVLAYDYQGYGTSEGRPSERYVYEDEEAAYQYLTRDLRTRPENIIAWGRSLGGAAALDLAARRPLAGLILESSFVSAFRVLTRLPLLPIDKFRNLDKMAQVRCPVLVIHGEADVVVPFWHGQRLLAAAPVPKRSLWVPGAGHNDLADVAGARYFEALQEFAASLAGRPAQVPVR